TTTTAGGTTTTTTGCAATGAGCGTGGTTTTTGTAGGAAGTTACTGGCTGTGTTTGGCACAAAAAGCCTATGAGTAGGTTTTGTGATGGCTTCTTTAGCGATCGCAACGACAACACCGCAGCCATAGCTGGGGTTATGCCGATGGCTTTTTTAGTCTTTACGGCGGTCGGACGATGGCTTTTTTAACTTTGGTAAGGAGTGACACAGCTGTTTTTATTGCTCGTCAGTAAAGGAAAGCAGATAAGTTTGAGTCTGCACAGTGTCTTACTGATGGCTATTACAGCCTATGTGGAATTGGTGAGAAATTGAGATTTTGGAGGCTTCTGATATGGCTTATGCCATTGCCAGAGTGAAAAAATTGAAACGAGCCAATATTGCTGGGAGTGCTGCTCACACTTCCAGGCAGAGAGAAACACCCAATGCTGACCCTGCTAAACAAAATATCAGGTTCATAGGCAATACTGACAGGGAGGAAAAGTTAGAAGATTTGGTGTTAGCAAAGATTGGGCAGTATGAGCAAAAACGAAAAATTCGCACTGATGCGGTGTACTGTGTAGAGATTTTGCTGACTGCTTCTCCTAGTTACTTTCGACCGCTTGACCCCTCGGCTGCTGGGTATTATGAAGAGGAGAGGTTGGCTGATTGGTTGTCAGCGACACAGCAGTGGTTAGAGAAGGAATATGGCGATTGTGCGGAGCGCACTGCTGTAGGCGATCGCATTGTCAGGGCTGAATTGCACTTGGATGAAGTAACACCCCACATTCATGCTTATTTTGTGCCACTGGATGAAAACGGGCAACTGCGGTGCAATCATTTTTTTGATGGTCGGCAGAAGATGCGAGATTTTCAAGAAAGCTACTTTGCAGCAGTACAGCACCTGGGGTTAGAGCGTGGGATTCGAGGTAGTGTAGCTAAACACCAGGACATTAAGGATTTTTATCGCATAGTTGAGGAAGGAAAGGATTTGAACTCGGAACTGACTATTGCACAGATGCGGGCTAAGGCAGCAGATCGAGATAGGGCAGTGCAGAGTAAAAGTTCTATGGAGCGCACTGCTAAAAGGTTGGTGCAGGAAAATGAGACTCTGCGACAAAGGATTAAGGAACTAGAAGCTCAAAAGGAGCAGTTGCAACAGCAGGTTGAACAATTGAGTGATTTGCCCCTAGAAGATGTAGCTTGGCATTTGGGATTCGACCCAGACAATAGCAGCGATGTGGGGCATACTGTTGTAAGTGGTGATAAGGTAAAGTCCAGCACTCTCAAGGGAAATGACGCGGAATCCTCTGTCCAAGGCAATCGCTTACGACGCAGTGTAGCTGAACGCACAAAGCGTACTGCCATAGGCAGCTATCGCTGCTTTTTAGGGGGTGAACACATTATCTATATCAATGGTTCTCAATGGAGTCACCTTGCACCTGATACTCAAAAAACTGGTGCTATTGCTGGTGCTGTCAATACTCAAAAAACTCGTGCTAGTGCTGCCAATGCTCAAAAAATTGGTAATGTTACAGCCAACACACAAACAACAAGTGTTAGTCCTGATGCTATTACTGGTACTGGTGCGGTGGCGTTGGTGAAACACATTAATGGGTGCAATTTTAGAGAAGCTATCGCTTGGTTAAATGACCGCTTTGGTGAGGAAGGGATGCAGAGGGCTGTTACTCATTATGCTAGGCAACAAGCGCAAATGGTCATTCAAGAGCAAGAAGAACCACAGTTTGTACCACCAGTACCGGACAAATCGAACTGGCATTTAGTACACGACTATCTAACTAAGAAACGGAGATTGCCCACAGAGTTGGTGCAAGAATTATATCAGCGGGGGTGGGTTTATGCTGATGATCAAGAAAATGCTGTGTTCTTGTTGAGAAACCTCAATGGTGAAACCAAAGGTGCATTTTTGCAAGGGACAAGAGCAGAAGACAATACTTTTACAGGATATGCCATTGGTACAAAACGCAGTGAAGGTTGGTTTTACCTGCAATGGGGAGGGCAACCTACTGATGAAATCCAAAAAGTCGTGTTGTTGAAGTCACCCCTTGATGTGCTGTCTTTTGCGATGTTGGAAGTTGAAAGACACCGAGGAGTACCAGGAGGAGTACCAGAAGAAAGAACAATGTACATGACTGTGGATAGTCCCAGGAGTTTACCTGTGGATTTGTTGCAGGATATCCCTGAAGTTGTTTGTGCTTATGATAACGACAGTGCTGGAGATGAGATGGCTGGTGTTGTAGGTGAATTGTTGCCCCAAGCGACTAGAGTTAAACCACAAGCGCAGAATTGGCATGAGGAATCGTTGGTACTGCTACGGTGGCAACAGAGGGAACGAGAGTATCAACAACAACGCCAAAAGCAACAGCGACAGCGTGAGCGCAAGCGTGAGTCTGAACTGGAGTTATGAGCCGTATTGCTGCTTTTAAAAACTGATATCAATTCTTTCTGCATTATCGTCTACACCATGTCTAGACAAAACCCCAGTGGAAATAAAACTTACCTTTTGATACGGAAATCACCTTACATCTTCGCCCTCGTCATGCGTCAGACCAATCTGCTGAAACTGTGATATTGCTGTGAACTTAAGTTATGTGGCCGCTAGATTAGTCTTGTTAGCCTGTGGACTGGTGAAGCAGCGCAGAAAATAGCATTTAAATAAATCTTGCCCTTGACATCAAAGCTGAGAAATTAGCCACTTGGATAAAAATTTAATAGCCACTTGGATGATGGTAACTACTGAAACAAGCAATTAAAGTGAGTGTATGCTCAACTGACAACTTTCCAAGTTATGGCTGACCTCAATTTAACAAGAAGGAATTAGAAAAATGGCAACAATTCACTTTATTGATGGAGAAAAAGGTGGAGTAGGTAAGTCATTATTTGCACGAGTCATGGTGCAATATTGTCTTGATAAACAACTGCCATACGTGCTGGTAGAAGCTGACCCAAGTAACCCAGATGTGGGTGTATTTTACCCAGAAAATACCCAAACAGCAGTTTTTAGTGAATCAGAACGTAAAGTTTATGCTGCTGATGCAATTTTTAACTTAGCACTAACAAATCCTGTGATTGTCAATTTACCTGCTCACGTAACTAAAGCAGTGAATGATTGGATTGAGCGCAATCAAATACTTGAAATGGGAACTCAGCATAAAGTTGATATCTGCAAGTGGTTTGTTGGCAATGGTGGATATGATAGCATCCAGTTATTGATTCAATCTTTAAACCACTTTGAAGGCAAAATTAAGCACGTCTTTGTTCGCAATTTTGGTCTATGCGATGACTGGAAACACGTAGATGAAAGAGAGGATTTACAAGAGTTAATTCAAGCTCAAAAAGTACCTGTAATTAACTTTCCTAAATTTAGCTATCGAGAGCGGGATTTACTTGCTGCAACCCGGATCAACTTTTCTCAAGCTTTCTTAACTGCTGAGTTGGGTATTTTGGGTCAGCAGCGTTTGCATAGTTTTCTTAAAAAAGCTTACGAAGAAATTGGCAAGGCGCAAGTATGGAATGTGGGTCAACCTGCGGTTAATAATTTCTTAGTAGAGAAGGGATGAACTCTAAAAGGGGGGGGGAAAAGTGGTGAGTTTGACAATTGCCGCTTTCTTCAGTTTACGCCATAATAATCCGAGAGCCTTCTGGAAACTTTTCTACTTTGATTTGCGTTCCTAATTCTTCTCCCAAAGCAGGAACATGAGTAATTACGCCCACTAATTTGTCCTGCTGACCCAAAGATTGTAATATACTTGAGACACTTTGCAGAGTTTCAGCATCTAATGTTCCAAATCCCTCATCTATAAACAGACTGCCTAACTTAGCTCCTCTTGATAGCTTTTCTGAGAGTGCTAAAGCCAGGGATAAAGAAGTCGCAAAGGTTTCACCACCTGATAGTGTCTGTACCCGTCTTGTTTCGCCACCACTCCAATTATCTTCTACATAGTATTCTTTATCGTCATATTTTAAGGCATATCGCTGTTCTGTAAGTTCTCGCAGAAACACTGTTGCTTGTTCTACTAACTCCTGCTCAAAATGTTGGAGAATATAGGCTTGAAAACGATCCGATTTTAACTCTTTGGATAATATACGATAAGTTTCTAATTCTTTTTGTTTGTTAGCTAGTTGCAGTTGGAATTGTTGTAGCTGTTTTCGCTGCTGTTCAACTTGAGTAATCCAAAATTTTAAATCATTGTATTCTGCTTGTGTTTCCTGAAGTTTAGTATCAGCTTGAATAATAGTTTCTCCATGCTGATGAATTATTTCTGGAGTTATGGTTTGATCACCAATTTCCTTTTTATCTTGCTGAATTAGAGTTTCTAGCCTCAGCTTTTCAGTGTCATGTTCTGTAATCTGTTGCTGCAATTTATCTTGCATTTCTGGTGAGGTTTTACTTTCCTCAAATACTACTTCTGTCAAATTTTCTGACAACAAAGAATTTTGCCAATTAGTCTCTATTTGTGACTTTTCAGTGGCTGCTAAATCAAAATATTCTCTTGCTTTTGCTTCATTTTGTTGAGCTTGAATGAATTCATCATTCGCAGTTTTGTAAGATGCGTTTACCTGCTGAAGCCGATTTTCTAAATCTTGTTGATCTTTTTCTAGTTTTTGCCATAAATTCTCATAAGACTCACCACCAGTAAGTTGAAAAACAGTGTTGGAAATTTCTAAAAGTTTTGTTTTTTGACGTTCCACTTCAGTAGCTGCATCTTGATACTGGGTTTGGGTATAAGATAACTTATCTTTAGCAAATTTTAAATTTTGTTCACTTGATTTAACTTCGGTATCTGCTTTATTTTTTTGTTCTAAACATTCTTGATATTTAGCATCTTTGGCTTGCAATATTTTGTGTTCATTTTGAATTAATTTGACTTCCCATGTATCTGTTTTTAAGATTGCAACAATTTTTTTTGTTTCTGCTGCAAGCTCATTTTCCTTGTCTGATAACTCTTGTAAAGTTTCAACTTCTTGTTTTTTCAGATTATCTCTAGTTGTTTCCGATTGAATTTTTGCATTAGCCGCTTTTTGGTGCTTTTTATCAGCAGCAATTTCATATTTTTCTAATGCTTTGATATCAAGAGAAGATTCTATTTGTGGTAATAAATGAACCTCTGGATAAACACCACCGCAAACTAGACATTCATCACCTGTATGTAGCAAAGCTCGGATAGCAGCAGCATGATTTTGTTGTCTGGCTGTGTTTAATTCTGCACGGGCTTTTAATAGTTCTGCTTTAGCGTCTTGCAAAATTAAATTAGTAGTTTGACAATCATCTTCAGCCGTTTTTAAGTCTTGAGTGATTTTTTCTAACTTCGAGCGTTCACTCCCAACTTGTTTGTCAATTTGTTCCCATTTAATTAGTAAAGGTATGACTTGATTAAGTTGCTCAAGTCTTAAACCACCAGGGGAATATTCAGCAAGTTGATTATTAGCTGTAACCAATATTTTATTTTTAGATTGTAATTCTGTTTCAGCCTGTTTGACAGATTTTTCTACTTCATTTATCAGCTTTGTTTTTTCTACTAATATATTTTCTAACCGCTTTACTTCCTGATTAATTTCACGACGTTGTTGTTCATAAATTTTCGCATCATTGAGAGCTTGTTCTCGCTGTTTTAGTTGTGGTGCAATCTCAGCTTGATAGGCTTTTACTGCCTGCAAATTATCTGCTTGAATTTGTAAAGCAGATTGTTTTTTAATTAAATCTTCAGCAGCATTTTCAGCAGCTACTTGAGTTTTATAATAACGACTACGAGCCGAATTTACTGATGTCCAGATAGCTGATAATCGGTCACAAATCCTCGCTGTTTCTAACTGATGTTTAATACGGTTTATTTCGGGAATGTATTGATGTAATTGTTCAAGCTTCTGTTGTCTATTTGCTAAATCTTCCAGCCGTTGCAATAATTTTTTTTCTGTTTCTAAAACTGCTTTCGCATTTTCAATCTCTTGATTTAATCGCGGCAGTTCTTTTGCTATTAATTTATATCTTTCCCGTCGAGAATTTAATTCTATATCTGATGGTAATTCTAAACCATTAAGTTGTTGTTGCAGAGAATTACATTCACCTTCAAGAATATTAGCTTGCTTCTCAGCCTGTGAGCGCATATCTGCAAAAATTTGGTAGCCTGTTAATTGACGTAAAATTTCTCGACGTTTAGAAGCTTCTCCTTTGAGAAATTTATCAAATTGTCCTTGAGGTAGAAGGATAACTTTTGTGAAAGTCTCAAAATTCATCTGCAAAATTTTTTCAATAGCCGCATTAATTTCTGCTTCTTTCTGTTCTCCCAAATTTTCCCAATTACCATTAATCAGTTTTTGTAGTTTGAAAAAAGTCTGTGCTGTTTTCGCACGATATAACCATGAACGCAAAACTTGATATTCAATGCCATCGACTAAAAACCGTAATGAAACTTGTAACTTGACGCTACCCTGACTTAATAATTCTTTGGGTTGAGTTTTACCAGTAAATCTGGCAACTTTACCATAAAGTGCTAAAGTCATTGCATCCAATAAAGACGATTTACCCGCACCAGTTTGTCCAGTAATCGCAAATAATTCCAGATTTTCAAAATTAATTTTGGACTGATGACGAAAACTAGTAAAACCTTCTAAACTTAGTTCAAGTGGTCGCATCTTGGGTTTCCTTAATTTGGTTATATAGTTCCTCAAACTTTGCTACAACACCAGGAGTAGGAATAGTATTTAATTCTTCTTGAAAGTAGCGTTTAAATTCCTCTACTGGTTCAAAATCTTCACTTTTTCCAGATTTCTCCTGATTAGATGTATTTTTTATTGGATAAAGTGGCTCAATGTGCAGCACTTTTTCCCCACAAATTTTGCGAATTTTATCAGCTAATCCTATTGGCGGTGTTGGCAAATTAATAGTTACCTTCAGGTATCCCGAATAATCACGGTATGGTTCTAATTTTTCTTCATAATTACTCAATTCACATTCCACTATTTGCAAAGGTTTTTGACAGGGAATAGATATAAACTCTGGTTTTTTTGCAGGTAAACCAGGCTCAACATCAATTAAATAAAATCCCTTATCTTCCCCAGCTTCACCAAAGTCTACTTGAATCAAAGAACCACAATAATAAGTAGGAGATGCAGCAGAAATTCGTTGAGGTTTATGAATATGTCCAAGGGCAATATATTGAGCATTAGGTAGGCTTTGTCCAGCTAAAGCATAGGTTTCTTTGGTGTGATAACTTTTTTCCGAATTGGCTAATCTAGCACCATCAATAGTCAGGTGAGCCATGAGAATATTTACACTATCATCGTGAAAACCACTGGCTAAATTATTAAGACATTTACCTAGCCTTTCTTTATAGTTACTTATTTGTTGCAATTCGTCCATTGCCCACAGATTTTCAACTGTTAACAGTCGTCTTTCTGAAGCAAAAGGCATAGCAGCTACGCGCAGTTTACCATTAGGAGTTTCTAGGGTAATTAAACCTCCTTGTTTGACTGAGCGAGGTTGTCCCAAGATATGCACATTTGCTAAAGATAAAAGATTAGCTATACCGTCAAAACGAGAAGCAGAATCATGATTACCAGCAATTGCAACTGCGGGAATTTTTGCTGCTTGCAACCCCTGAAAAAACTGATAAGCAACTCGTTCAGCTTCTGCTGGAGGATTAGGAGTTTCAAAAATATCACCTGCGATTAATACCGCATCAACTTCTAATTCTTTGGCTTTTACTAAAAGTTCTTTCAGGGCAAATTCAATTTCTGAAGTCCGCTCCTTTCCTTTGAGATTCCGCCCTAAATGCCAGTCAGATGTATGAATTAAACGCATAATTATTCCTCTTAAAAACGGTCAAAATCAGCTTCAATATCAGCAATTTCGGCTGGGCTTAAAAACACTTCTTCTTTGCGTGTAGCATAGGTAGGGAAAGGGAAATTAACTAAAATTGGGGCGGGAACTTCTGGCTGATGGACAAACATTGTGCCAGATTTCAGAAATAAAGCTCGTTTGCGACAAGAACCAGTCAAAAAGTTGTATTCAGGGCGTTCTGCTTCTGCTGAATCTAATCTTCCCACAACACGAATAGCCGCTTGTCCCACAACTCGACGTTCTACTTCTGATGCTGTTTGCTGTGCGCCAATCAAGATAATTCCTAATGAGCGTCCCCGTTCTGCAATGTCTACCAGCAAGTCTTTGATGGGGCTACGTCCATCGCGGGGAGCATATTTGTTTAATTCATCCAAAACGATAAAAATGACAGGTTCTCTGCCTTGCTTTTCTTTTTCAAAAAATAGCTTTTGGAGTAAAACACCCACAACAAATTTTTGAGCGCGGGCGGTAAGTTTATGAATATCAGTGACAGTTAATTGAGCATCTGAAGCTAAAGGATTAAGTTGATATTTAGCAACCTCATCCGGTGATAAATCACCCCGAATTAAATGGCTAACTTCACTACTAATACCGTATAAACGCCGAATCATTGCTTCGGCTGTAGCTGAGGCATTTCGTCCTAACCAACGTCTGTTTTCTTCTCTATCTTCATCATTGAGAAGTTTATCTTCTAAAAAGTCGATTAAATCTCTAAAAGTCTTAATTTGTGTTTTGCTATCTTCCCCAAACGCTTCTACTTCTAAATGCGCTTGAATTTTTCGCCGTCGCTTTTTATCACTATCATCATTTTCTTCTGCTAGTCGTGCTAATCTTTCTTCTACTGTTGTCACTAGATAAGATAAATTACCCCTATCTAAATCTTCTCCAGTGAACAAGAAGCGAAATAAACGTTCCCGGCACAATTCCCGTATACTCCACAAATAAACTGATATTCCCTCATAACGCTGTTCTAAATCCGCGTCAATTGTCCGGGAATCTTTTTTAGGTGCAGCCCGAAAACTTGTACTTTTAAAAGGTTGTATGGGTAATTTTAAGATTTCATATTTATTTTTATTTAAGTTTTCATATTTATTTTTATTCTGGTCACTTATCGAATCACCATAAATTTGATTGAGCTTGTCTAAAAAGAATAAATCCTCTCCTTTGACATTAAAAATTAGTGCTTTGGTATTAGCTTTATAAGAACCTAAAACAGGAGAATTGAAAATAGAATATAACAAGAACAAAGCATAAGATGTTTTGGTGGCAACTCCAGAAACACCAGAGATATTCACATGAGCGCCTTTCTCGCCATTAATAAATGAATAGTTAAAATAAGCTGCATTACCATTATTCATAATACCAGCCGGAATCGGGGTATCCATGCTGTCAAAATATAAAGCCGATGCTAGTTGCTTATCTACAGCTAACTTCACCGGATCTCCTGGTTGTGGAGGTAAATATTCTTCTGGTTCAATTCTTGTGACTTGAACGTGAGCAGTATAAGAAATATTGACGGGTAAAGTCCCCTTTTTCGCTACTAATAAAGTATCAGTATCAAACTGCGCTCCTTCATATTGAGTGCGAACATAGTCAACTACGCCATAAAAGTGAACTTTCCTGTTATTATCAGGACGATGAGTTTCCACTTCTATAACATCATCTAGGCGCAATACTTTTTGCGAGTCTACTGCTATCCAAAATTCCAAAGGAGTAGCTTCTTGAGTACCAAGTACATAACCAATAGCTTCAGAAGATGTCATTTATTACCTCCAAAAGATGCCAAAAAGTTTTGTAATCGCCGCTTAATTAATGTTGCATCTCCCATACGTCTACCTAATTCCCGTTCCAAAGCACCAACAGGTGCAAGGTTTTGTGGGGCGCGAGGATCTCTTGATGGATGAGAAGCGTAATAGGGGATTAAATAGCAAGTTTGATTTGCTATTTCTGTTGCTCTGTCTATGCCATTTTTTATAGATAACTCCAGCCGGACAATACCATGTAAATCGTGATAGCCAAGTTGTTTATTAAAATGTTGAGAACTACCAGATTTTAAATACCATGAATACTGGGATCTATCTTTAATTTCAAAAATAGGTGTGCGCTGTCCTGGCAACAATTTCCATAGCAAAGCAGCATATTTTTCAGGCAGGTATTGTCTGTGCATTGTCTTAACATAGCCCAAGGTAAAAATGGGTGATTCATATCGCAATGATCCATCACGAATTACCAAGGTATCTGTATCTTTTATATTTAGTTTGCCTACTAGCTGTTCCTCTGCGGCTAACATGGCATTTTGGACAATTGCACCTCGTGCTTCAGGGGTATTAGGTTGATTGCTTTTAACAGCTTTATAGAGTAATTCGGCTTTGCTTCCCAAAGGGCAAGGAATGGGTGTTGATACAGCTTCTTGTTCGCCACCGAAACCCACAACTCGATGAATATCAATTTCCGGTTCTAGTAGATAACTGGCTTTGGGAATAGTTCTATCCACTACTACAGCACCTACAGCAATTGTGCCAAATACACCGTAGGTTATTGTGTTGCCATCGCCACCGACAAGTGCAGCATCTAGCCTTCTCCGCCCGTCGGTAAAGATCAGGCGATTAGGTAGCGATCGCGGATCTTGAGACTCAAAACTATCCCAATTATCAGTCTCTACTGTAGGGTTAACATCACTTTCTGAAAGCGCAATTTCTTCGCTGATTTGAATTGGCGGCTCGTAGTCATTACCCCAAGGTTCGAGGCGAAAGTTATGCGATCGCCAGAAGTTACTTACATAATTCTCCTCATGCATTACTTTGTGGGTTGCTTAGAAATAGTGTGTTTTTAACATTACCAGTTATAAACCAATAATACCAATTTACGCCTGATGTGATAAAAAATCCCATTATTCTATCAAAGTTTCCACGCTTACCCAAAGCATCGTCGTTGAATAAGTTACACACGCACGTTTTTATGCTTACTTAGCAAGACTTAAAGTGTTCCAAACAATAAAAACTACTTATTGCGATTGCCTCCGTCGGGCGCTCCTACCCTCTGCAATGACTTTTAGATTGATTCATTTCGCTCCTTTCCATACCCTGCGGGAAGGCTACACCTACGCAATGACAATTGTGCATTTTTTTCCTGGTGGTCTTCGCGCCATTTCTATGCTGGAATACATGGTTGTATCTGTATAATTTAAAACAGTTAAATCTGTGGTTTTGAAACGCTTTCACTCATTTTGTCAATAAAAATGATCTTGTGCATATCATATTAAGCCAAGCAGAGTAAGAATTAAACCACTTTGAAGATTTTTGTCTCTATTGTTCCGTAGTAAAACAATTTGCAATAAATTTTTGTATAAAAAATACATCCACTAAATGTAGTAAAGTATTTCAGAGCAGTTGAGGCATAAGTTTACCGACTTTATTCCAGTAAAATCACTGTTATTTTTTTATTTTAGAGAGGCTATGATTGCAGGTATAATAAATGTATTAATATATAGTGTTTAAGAGCTTACAAACTAAATATTTATCACAAGACTGCTAATAATCAACCAGCTATTAGTTGGCAATCTTGTTTTGCTGTTCTTCGGTTATTGACAGAGTTGGCATGGGAGAAATTTTAAATTAGCTGCGAGCCACTTGCTTTACAGTTAACAACGCTTATTAACGGTTATACCAAACCGTTGCCCTTGATCACTGTATGACATAGGGGATACTACAGACGTGCCTAAAGATAACGGTAGGGTTTGTGGCGAAGTATTTCCCTGTACGCAATTAATTAACTGAAATTATTTTTATTTGGTGAGATGCCTGATCGCCTGCTGCTGCTAGATGATTTAAAAAACGCAAATACCCCAGAACAAGTCGCAGCACTATTCCAAAAGCTCGGCTACAACGTCGTTTGCCAAATGTTAGATGTTGAGCTTTTGGAACTGTCAGAGCGCAGCGTTCAAGCTGTAAATCAGGTCTACTTAATTGCAAATCAAGGAAATGCAGAGTTACAGGTGATTTTGTTTCAGCTACATCCTTATGAGTGGACTTCTTTTAATGCTGTTACCCATAGAATGCAGGCGATCGCTAACAGTATTTGTCAACGTGATTCTTCTTTTTTGTTGTTAGCCACAAAAGATTATAAACAGTTGATGCTTGTTAGTCCTCACTACCAGCTCAATACTCAGATGGATTTAAAGGTCAATATTCAGAAATATTTAATTAATATTGCTGATCCTAATTATTATGACCTCAACCGATTAGAAAAAATAGCCGCTCGGCTACTTAATCCACAAACACTTCACCGCCTTCAGCATGAAGCACTCAACTTTAAAGAACCATCAAAAAAATATGAATTTCAAGATACAGTTGGTTGGTATTTACAAAAAATTGGTCGAATTAAACTTTTAAAACCAGATGAAGAGATTATTTTAGCTCGCCAAGTAGCGCAATTAGAAGAAATACAGAAGATTATAAAAAAACTTGAAAAACAACTTCATAGACCTCCACAAGAGGAAGAAATTGCTTCAAAAATTGGCATATCTACCTTAGCACTAAGTCAGCGCATATATTATGGTAAATTAGCTAAAAACCAGCTGGTACAGGCAAACTTGCGGCTAGTATTCTCAATTGCTAAAAACTATACAAATCGGGGATTAGAACTTCTAGATTTAATTCAAGAAGGAAATTTAGGATTAATTAAAGCAGTTGAAAAATTTGATTATACCAAAGGTAATAAACTATCAACTTATGCCACTTGGTGGATAAAACAGATGATACGAATAGCAATAGCTAATCAATCTCGTACTATTCGTCTACCTGTTCATCTATGGGAAAAAATTTCCTTAGTGAAGAAAACAGCTAAGTTACTTACTCAAGAAATAGGCCGTATTCCTAAACAAAAAGAAATTGCTGCTACTTTAGGAATGACAGATGAAAATTTACAATCTCTGATTAAATATACTTTACCAACAACTTCCTTAGATACGCCAATTGGTACTGAAGAGGATACTATATTAGTAGACATTATTGAGTCTTCTGGAGATACACCAGAAGATTGGATGCTGAAAAGTTTTTTAATAGATGAATTAGAAAGTTTTTTAGAAATACTCAAACCTCGTGAACGTAAAATTTTGGAAATGCGTTATGGTTTAGATGATGGCTATGAAAAAAATTTAGCAGAAATTGGCCGTAAAATTAACATAAGTCGTGAACGGGTTCGCCAAATTGTCAACAAAACATTAAATACCTTACGACTGTCACAACCAAGAAAAAGGATAAAACAGGAATTTATTGATGAACATAAAATCTCTCAATCTCTCACCAGCCCATTGGTTTTATCGAGTGTTTCATCCAATATAGAAAACCTCAAAGATGCCAATGTAAATAATAAATTACAGACTGTTGATATACAAATCCATCTCACCCAAGAAAATCAAATCATGGAAATTAATTCTACCAATTTAACCGAACAATTTGCTTCTTTAGAACAGACATTTCATCAACTATCTGAGCAATTAATTAAAGCAGCTAAAGCACTGCAAAATCCTGGTATTCCTTTAGCCGAAGATTTAATTTTACAACTAAATCAATGCCAAAAAGATTTTATACAGTTGCAAAATATCACACTGGAATTAGCAAAACGTTCTCAAATATCTTCCCAGGCAAACACTGATACAATTTCTTCTCTGACAGACATCAAAGACTTGATACAAACTATTACAGATTCAGAAAATGAAAAGTTGAAACTTGAGAAATTACGCT
This portion of the Anabaena sphaerica FACHB-251 genome encodes:
- the mobV gene encoding MobV family relaxase, coding for MAYAIARVKKLKRANIAGSAAHTSRQRETPNADPAKQNIRFIGNTDREEKLEDLVLAKIGQYEQKRKIRTDAVYCVEILLTASPSYFRPLDPSAAGYYEEERLADWLSATQQWLEKEYGDCAERTAVGDRIVRAELHLDEVTPHIHAYFVPLDENGQLRCNHFFDGRQKMRDFQESYFAAVQHLGLERGIRGSVAKHQDIKDFYRIVEEGKDLNSELTIAQMRAKAADRDRAVQSKSSMERTAKRLVQENETLRQRIKELEAQKEQLQQQVEQLSDLPLEDVAWHLGFDPDNSSDVGHTVVSGDKVKSSTLKGNDAESSVQGNRLRRSVAERTKRTAIGSYRCFLGGEHIIYINGSQWSHLAPDTQKTGAIAGAVNTQKTRASAANAQKIGNVTANTQTTSVSPDAITGTGAVALVKHINGCNFREAIAWLNDRFGEEGMQRAVTHYARQQAQMVIQEQEEPQFVPPVPDKSNWHLVHDYLTKKRRLPTELVQELYQRGWVYADDQENAVFLLRNLNGETKGAFLQGTRAEDNTFTGYAIGTKRSEGWFYLQWGGQPTDEIQKVVLLKSPLDVLSFAMLEVERHRGVPGGVPEERTMYMTVDSPRSLPVDLLQDIPEVVCAYDNDSAGDEMAGVVGELLPQATRVKPQAQNWHEESLVLLRWQQREREYQQQRQKQQRQRERKRESELEL
- a CDS encoding exonuclease SbcCD subunit D — protein: MRLIHTSDWHLGRNLKGKERTSEIEFALKELLVKAKELEVDAVLIAGDIFETPNPPAEAERVAYQFFQGLQAAKIPAVAIAGNHDSASRFDGIANLLSLANVHILGQPRSVKQGGLITLETPNGKLRVAAMPFASERRLLTVENLWAMDELQQISNYKERLGKCLNNLASGFHDDSVNILMAHLTIDGARLANSEKSYHTKETYALAGQSLPNAQYIALGHIHKPQRISAASPTYYCGSLIQVDFGEAGEDKGFYLIDVEPGLPAKKPEFISIPCQKPLQIVECELSNYEEKLEPYRDYSGYLKVTINLPTPPIGLADKIRKICGEKVLHIEPLYPIKNTSNQEKSGKSEDFEPVEEFKRYFQEELNTIPTPGVVAKFEELYNQIKETQDATT
- a CDS encoding AAA family ATPase encodes the protein MRPLELSLEGFTSFRHQSKINFENLELFAITGQTGAGKSSLLDAMTLALYGKVARFTGKTQPKELLSQGSVKLQVSLRFLVDGIEYQVLRSWLYRAKTAQTFFKLQKLINGNWENLGEQKEAEINAAIEKILQMNFETFTKVILLPQGQFDKFLKGEASKRREILRQLTGYQIFADMRSQAEKQANILEGECNSLQQQLNGLELPSDIELNSRRERYKLIAKELPRLNQEIENAKAVLETEKKLLQRLEDLANRQQKLEQLHQYIPEINRIKHQLETARICDRLSAIWTSVNSARSRYYKTQVAAENAAEDLIKKQSALQIQADNLQAVKAYQAEIAPQLKQREQALNDAKIYEQQRREINQEVKRLENILVEKTKLINEVEKSVKQAETELQSKNKILVTANNQLAEYSPGGLRLEQLNQVIPLLIKWEQIDKQVGSERSKLEKITQDLKTAEDDCQTTNLILQDAKAELLKARAELNTARQQNHAAAIRALLHTGDECLVCGGVYPEVHLLPQIESSLDIKALEKYEIAADKKHQKAANAKIQSETTRDNLKKQEVETLQELSDKENELAAETKKIVAILKTDTWEVKLIQNEHKILQAKDAKYQECLEQKNKADTEVKSSEQNLKFAKDKLSYTQTQYQDAATEVERQKTKLLEISNTVFQLTGGESYENLWQKLEKDQQDLENRLQQVNASYKTANDEFIQAQQNEAKAREYFDLAATEKSQIETNWQNSLLSENLTEVVFEESKTSPEMQDKLQQQITEHDTEKLRLETLIQQDKKEIGDQTITPEIIHQHGETIIQADTKLQETQAEYNDLKFWITQVEQQRKQLQQFQLQLANKQKELETYRILSKELKSDRFQAYILQHFEQELVEQATVFLRELTEQRYALKYDDKEYYVEDNWSGGETRRVQTLSGGETFATSLSLALALSEKLSRGAKLGSLFIDEGFGTLDAETLQSVSSILQSLGQQDKLVGVITHVPALGEELGTQIKVEKFPEGSRIIMA
- a CDS encoding mobilization protein, with translation MATIHFIDGEKGGVGKSLFARVMVQYCLDKQLPYVLVEADPSNPDVGVFYPENTQTAVFSESERKVYAADAIFNLALTNPVIVNLPAHVTKAVNDWIERNQILEMGTQHKVDICKWFVGNGGYDSIQLLIQSLNHFEGKIKHVFVRNFGLCDDWKHVDEREDLQELIQAQKVPVINFPKFSYRERDLLAATRINFSQAFLTAELGILGQQRLHSFLKKAYEEIGKAQVWNVGQPAVNNFLVEKG